The window CACACACAGGAGGTCTGTAATGACCTACACCGTATCTGCGACTAAAAGTACGACTCTGACTGCTGTTCCAACCACGATCGCTGCATTCAAAAGCCTGGCTACCGATGATCAGTTGGGTTTATTGTGGACGCTTTACAAAAACATGGGTCGTGCAATTACCCCTGCTGCTCCTGGTGCAGCCCGTTTACAGTTTGCTGAAGGGCTGCTTCAGCAAGTGCAGGCCATGTCTCAGCAAGCCCAACTGCAGTTCATGCGGGACTTGGTCAACAAAAAGAATACGTCTGAAACCCGCGCC is drawn from Leptolyngbya sp. SIO1E4 and contains these coding sequences:
- a CDS encoding Orange carotenoid protein, encoding MTYTVSATKSTTLTAVPTTIAAFKSLATDDQLGLLWTLYKNMGRAITPAAPGAARLQFAEGLLQQVQAMSQQAQLQFMRDLVNKKNTSETRAYGVLTNNTKLAFWYQLAVLMDEGKVIPVPSYYKMSAAAVEVFGRISKLEFGQQITIMRQSVVDMGVDPLA